A window of the Candida orthopsilosis Co 90-125, chromosome 1 draft sequence genome harbors these coding sequences:
- a CDS encoding sulfiredoxin: MSIQTRGLKEEYVSLHEIRRPIPPVLDYQKIDAMVSTLKGVPMGSATCKVEDITEGELPPIDVFKIREKGKTYYFAFGGCHRFQAYDRLSQEDDSKEILVKSRIIPATKKTLELYLGSSVHVMFEDIEKENNDKQIL; encoded by the coding sequence ATGTCTATTCAAACAAGAGGACTAAAAGAAGAATACGTTTCACTACACGAAATTAGAAGACCAATTCCACCGGTATTAGACtatcaaaagattgatgCAATGgtttcaactttgaaaGGTGTTCCCATGGGTTCCGCCACTtgtaaagttgaagatattACCGAGGGCGAGCTACCTCCAATTGACgtcttcaaaatcagaGAAAAAGGTAAAACATATTACTTCGCTTTTGGTGGGTGCCATAGATTTCAAGCGTACGATAGACTAAGTCAAGAGGATGACAGTAAAGAGATTTTAGTCAAGAGTAGGATAATACCTGCAACTAAGAAAACATTGGAATTATACTTGGGCTCCTCTGTCCATGTGATGTTTGAggatattgaaaaggaaaataaTGACAAGCAAATTTTGTAA
- a CDS encoding Fre9 protein (protein similar to ferric reductase Fre10p): MCAIALYLSIVLGILLFPFLIPIRTKNGTHQTLKRVLSVAFIMSSLAAIAPETARIGAPFHKYGQSKIAFFGCNYQIQLTTARFCEQNRTFEWCYCNNFNAFATIAHCYEEGHPDQTDSLLEMCQQYNRTIKRDALVHAEAYYNNHAKSIQDIPNFQPNTIVDFPVKLNTTETYIFKSAYNNFLGNFDLSVDYGAYLVLYWVIVFTLVSVGNWSKIYFHGINKMLTDPFSNWFRKLISLPATGRTRKTNERRFAYVLDLLVPTRAETLILTTFLGLSVYLLTKNISYIEGDPLFHSKNMAYLRYYAVRASVLSSSMMPLLILFGGRNNFLQWVTRWDYSTFITLHRWISRIVVVFILIHSFNYGLYMRIRGSEIRPYIYFGVAGTYAGIVILIQGLLVLRRKWYEAFLLIHIILAAVFVFGAWIHVEQLYCVWFYYVSAMIWAFDRIIRLCRLWSFGFPEAKVYLLADETLKIIAPKPHGWEAVPGGHAFIHFLRPSCFWQSHPFTYTATDDEIVLFIKVKKGVTQSMSNYLQTHKDKYTKIRVAIEGSYGEQTPAEKYDTSVFVAGGNGIPGIYAEAVGLLNRKSKQRVKLIWVVREFSSLFWFYDELLQLRGKDIETTVFVTRPNISINADDFRRRMNSLEADALSDSNESTSLLKTPKRRLESGDSSLIASDDETDFDQRIKQELVHITFVEARPNIDDVVATSIEESMGSVSFVTCGHPAMVDDLRASVVRHINNADRKRIDYFEQLQVWA; this comes from the coding sequence ATGTGTGCAATTGCATTATACCTTTCCATAGTTTTGGGAATATTGTTATTCCCATTTCTCATACCCATCAGAACAAAGAATGGTACCCATCAGACATTGAAAAGGGTACTTAGTGTTGCATTTATTATGTCCTCATTAGCGGCAATAGCACCAGAGACAGCAAGAATAGGAGCTCCTTTCCACAAATATGGACAATCAAAGATTGCATTTTTCGGATGCAACTATCAAATACAGTTAACAACGGCCCGCTTTTGCGAACAGAATCGAACATTTGAATGGTGCTATTGTAACAACTTTAATGCTTTTGCCACCATTGCCCATTGTTACGAAGAAGGTCATCCAGATCAAACTGattcattgttggaaatgTGCCAACAGTACAATAGAACCATTAAACGCGACGCTTTAGTCCATGCAGAAGCTTATTATAATAACCATGCAAAGTCCATACAGGATATTCCCAACTTTCAGCCAAATACAATAGTCGACTTTCCAGTCAAGTTGAACACAACAGAGACatacattttcaaaagtgcCTACAACAACTTTTTAGGAAATTTCGATTTGTCTGTAGATTATGGCGCATACCTAGTCCTTTACTGGGTCATTGTGTTCACTTTAGTTTCAGTGGGTAACTGGTCCAAAATTTACTTTCATGGGATAAACAAAATGTTAACCGATCCTTTTTCTAACTGGTTTAGAAAATTGATCTCGTTACCGGCAACCGGACGCACAAGAAAGACAAATGAAAGACGATTTGCTTACGTTTTGGATCTTTTGGTTCCAACGAGGGCAGAAACATTGATATTGACTACATTTTTGGGATTGTCAGTATATCTTTTGACAAAAAATATTAGCTATATCGAAGGCGATCCGTTATTCCATAGCAAAAATATGGCATATCTTAGATATTATGCTGTGCGAGCTAGTGTATTATCCAGCTCCATGATGCCCTTACTCATACTTTTTGGAGGAAGAAACAACTTCCTACAATGGGTTACTAGGTGGGATTACTCCACGTTTATAACATTGCATCGATGGATTTCAAGAATAGTCGTTGTGTTTATCCTCATCCACTCCTTTAATTATGGATTATATATGCGAATAAGGGGTTCTGAAATTCGACCTTACATATACTTTGGAGTAGCAGGAACATACGCGGGCATTGTCATCTTAATTCAAGGGCTCTTGGTGTTGCGAAGAAAATGGTACGAAGcgtttttgttgattcataTTATTCTCGCCGCTGTTTTTGTGTTTGGAGCTTGGATACATGTTGAGCAATTGTATTGTGTTTGGTTTTACTATGTGTCTGCTATGATTTGGGCGTTCGATAGAATCATAAGACTCTGTCGACTTTGGTCTTTTGGCTTCCCAGAAGCTAAGGTATATCTTCTAGCGGACGAAACATTAAAGATAATAGCACCAAAGCCACATGGTTGGGAGGCAGTCCCTGGAGGACATGCCTTTATTCACTTCTTGCGTCCAAGTTGTTTTTGGCAATCACACCCATTTACATACACAGCTACCGATGATGAGATAGTGTTGTTTATCAAAGTTAAAAAAGGAGTGACTCAGTCAATGTCCAATTACTTACAAACTCACAAGGACAAGTATACAAAAATACGGGTTGCCATTGAAGGGTCATATGGAGAACAAACACCGGCAGAGAAATACGACACCTCTGTGTTTGTAGCTGGTGGTAACGGAATTCCTGGAATTTATGCGGAAGCAGTTGGATTGTTGAACCGAAAGTCTAAGCAAAGGGTGAAGTTAATATGGGTAGTGAGAgaattttcatcattgtttTGGTTCTATGATGAGTTATTACAGTTGAGAGGGAAGGATATAGAGACCACTGTTTTTGTCACAAGACCAAATATTTCCATAAACGCTGATGATTTCCGCAGGCGTATGAATTCACTTGAAGCGGATGCGTTGCTGGATAGCAatgaatcaacatcattacTCAAAACTCCCAAAAGGAGGTTGGAGCTGGGAGATAGTTCACTTATTGCATCCGACGATGAAACGGACTTTGACCAAAGAATCAAACAAGAGTTGGTACATATTacatttgttgaagctAGGCCCAACATTGATGACGTGGTTGCGACAAGTATCGAAGAATCAATGGGATCCGTCAGCTTTGTTACATGCGGACATCCCGCCatggttgatgatttgagaGCTTCGGTAGTTCGCCATATAAACAATGCCGACCGTAAACGAATCGATTATTTTGAGCAATTACAAGTATGGGCATGA
- a CDS encoding Mak5 nucleolar DEAD-box RNA helicase — translation MANNKSNKKQKKISSKVSKPRKPPTLKQKLKKESKVVKINDLAWKPVEIPDNLGDYTGFFGLEEIDGVDVEVVDGKPQFVVKDDKEKDVQKENEEVDETPAPLEEGEDEEDELIDEEEFTGFDNDEAEEDISKSDILSTESSDETKENEGLSELKQNVFANLDLPMPDENGIDLPQWSERELGVSLSPYTLNGLAILNFTTPTPIQKRTIPIALEGKDVVGKATTGSGKTLAYGIPILEKYLQSLDQVKQNVKEKKINHPNGVIFTPTRELAHQVVDHLNKLAQYSPLSVKGIVSVTGGLAIQKQQRLLKMGPGIIVATPGRFLELCENDPELAKRMSLTDIVVLDEADRLLQDGHFEEFEKILELFGKNRPKNKNIAWKWQTLVFSATFSRDLFGKLDKQQKPKIKNQKQQIDGNSLVQNDEIIELLNEKLNFKDKKPILIDANPKEIVSGQITEALVECGATERDLYLYYFLLMYKGSTLVFANSIDSVKRLVPLLENLKIPAFAIHSSMEQKQRLRSLERFKAALEKNETAVLVASDVAARGLDIPKIDHVAHYHLPRSADVYIHRSGRTARAGREGVSVMFCSPQEASGPLRKLRKIVASNAGNKRISAHNDVKLLPIEMDLVSQLRPRVELAGKLADARISSTATRKEDSWVKQAAEDLGVEDLHDLDEFEDDIIKKQRKRQEGKRLTKDQQNRYKYELRELLSRPIRKNNRRSYLTSGLQNLAHQMVTGKHHEDVVGHEKVNALNDLQKNGSKIKPVSNEQKSNKVAKLKEVKQAKKDQKKEAKQKRQQLKNGK, via the coding sequence ATGGCAAATAATAAATCTAataagaaacaaaagaaaatatcAAGCAAGGTATCAAAACCTAGGAAACCACCTACCTTGAAACAAAAGCTTAAAAAGGAGTCCAAGGTTGTCAAGATCAATGATTTGGCCTGGAAACCCGTTGAGATACCAGACAATTTAGGTGATTATACGGGGTTTTTCGGTTtagaagaaattgatggggttgatgttgaagtcGTTGATGGGAAGCCACAGTTTGTTGTGAAAGACGATAAGGAAAAGGATGTTCAGAAAGAAAACGAAGAAGTGGATGAGACCCCAGCCCCGTTGGAAGAGGGAGAAGACGAAGAGGACGAACTCATCGACGAAGAGGAATTCACCGgatttgataatgatgagGCTGAAGAGGATATCTCCAAAAGTGACATCCTATCAACTGAATCTTCTGACGAGACAAAGGAGAATGAAGGATTGTCCGAACTCAAACAGAACGTCTTTGCTAACCTTGATTTACCCATGCCCGATGAAAATGGTATCGATTTGCCACAATGGTCTGAGCGTGAGCTTGGTGTATCCCTCAGTCCGTATACTTTGAATGGTCTCGCCATTTTAAATTTTACCACCCCAACGCCCATTCAAAAGAGAACCATACCAATTGCATTGGAAGGAAAAGATGTAGTTGGAAAGGCAACTACAGGTTCAGGTAAAACATTAGCCTATGGAATACCCATTCTTGAAAAGTATCTACAGTCTTTAGATCAAGTTAAGCAGAATGtcaaggaaaagaaaatcaatcatCCCAATGGTGTCATTTTCACACCAACTCGAGAATTAGCTCATCAAGTGGTTGAtcatttgaacaagttggCTCAGTACTCACCACTTTCGGTGAAAGGTATAGTGAGTGTTACTGGTGGTTTGGCAATACAAAAGCAACAAaggttgttgaagatgggACCAGGAATCATTGTGGCTACACCAGGAAGATTTTTAGAATTGTGTGAAAATGATCCCGAATTGGCCAAGAGAATGAGTTTGACGGATATTGTAGTATTGGATGAAGCTGACCGATTATTACAAGATGGTCATTTcgaagaatttgaaaagattttggaaTTATTTGGCAAAAATAGACCAAAAAATAAGAACATCGCTTGGAAATGGCAAACATTGGTGTTTAGTGCTACATTTTCTCGAGACTtatttggtaaattggACAAGCAACAAAAGCCTaaaatcaagaatcaaaaacaacaaattgatggtAATAGTTTAGTACAAAACGATGAGATTATAGAGTTATTGaatgagaaattgaacttTAAGGATAAGAAACCGATCTTGATTGATGCAAACCCAAAGGAGATTGTATCTGGTCAGATCACCGAAGCTTTAGTTGAATGTGGTGCCACTGAACGtgatttgtatttgtattacttcttgttgatgtaCAAAGGGTCAACTTTGGTATTTGcgaattcaattgattcagtAAAGAGATTGGTGCCATTgcttgaaaatttgaaaattccGGCATTTGCAATTCATTCGTCCATggaacaaaaacaaagattgAGGTCTTTAGAGAGGTTTAAAGCGGCGCTTGAGAAGAATGAAACAGCTGTATTGGTTGCATCTGATGTTGCTGCTAGAGGGTTGGATATACCTAAAATTGATCATGTTGCTCATTATCATTTACCAAGATCGGCTGATGTGTATATTCATCGATCAGGAAGAACGGCAAGAGCAGGTAGAGAAGGTGTGTCAGTGATGTTTTGTTCTCCACAAGAAGCTTCAGGTCCATTGAGGAAATTGCGTAAAATAGTTGCATCAAATGCTGGTAATAAGAGAATAAGTGCTCATAATGATGTCAAATTATTACCTATTGAAATGGATTTAGTTTCTCAGTTGAGACCAAGAGTTGAATTGGCTGGGAAATTGGCTGATGCAAgaatatcatcaactgcCACTCGGAAGGAAGATTCATGGGTCAAACAGGCAGCTGAAGACTTGGGGGTGGAGGATTTAcatgatttggatgaatttgagGATGACATAataaaaaaacaaagaaaaagacaaGAAGGTAAAAGGTTGACCAAAGATCAGCAGAATAGATATAAGTATGAGTTGAGGGAATTGTTATCTAGACCTATTAGAAAGAATAATCGGAGATCATATTTAACTAGTGGATTGCAAAACTTGGCGCATCAAATGGTCACCGGAAAGCACCACGAAGACGTGGTTGGACATGAAAAGGTCAATGCATTAAACGACTTGCAAAAGAATGGCAGTAAGATTAAACCGGTCAGTAACGAGCAAAAATCGAACAAGGTGGCCAAATTAAAAGAAGTCAAGCAGGCCAAAAAAGACCAGAAAAAAGAGGCAAAGCAAAAGAGACAGCAATTAAAAAATGGCAAATAG
- a CDS encoding Erf1 translation release factor 1 (interacts with stop codons and promotes release of nascent peptides from ribosomes) has translation MSNQESEAEKNIEIWKVKKLIKSLEMARGNGTSMISLVIPPKGQISLIQKMLTEEYGTASNIKSRVNRLSVLSAITSTQQKLKLYNSVPRNGLVVYCGDVITDEGKEKKLNIDFEPFKPINTSLYLCDNKFHVEALNELLENDDRFGFIIMDGNGALFGAVSGNTREVLHKFTVDLPKKHGRGGQSAVRFSRLREEKRHNYVRKVAEVAVQNFITADKVNVKGLILAGSADFKTELNKSDLFDNRLQAKVIKIVDISYGGENGFNQAIELSAETLANVKFVQEKKLLNEYFEEISQDTGKYCYGIEDTLKALDLGACERVIVYENLNIVRYTLKDVDGEEVIKHVNPELPDKSWQEDKKTGIDMEIVKEESFLEWLAENYKNFGAELDFVTDKSSEGAQFVQGFGGVGAILRYKVNFDQLADEDSEEDEYYDDDDDDFI, from the coding sequence ATGTCAAATCAAGAATCTGAAGCTGAAAAGAACATTGAAATCTGGAAggtcaagaaattgatcaagtcaTTGGAAATGGCTAGAGGTAATGGTACTTCCATGATTTCATTAGTTATCCCACCAAAAGGTCAAATTTCATTAATACAAAAGATGTTGACAGAAGAATATGGTACTGCatcaaatatcaaatcaagagTTAATAGGTTATCAGTCTTGTCTGCCATCACGtcaacacaacaaaaattgaaattgtacaATTCTGTACCTAGAAACGGTTTAGTTGTTTATTGTGGTGATGTTATAACTgatgaaggaaaagaaaagaaattgaatattgattttgaaccATTTAAACCCATTAATACATCACTTTACTTGTGTGATAACAAATTCCACGTTGAAgcattgaatgaattgttggaaaatgatgatAGATTTGGATTCATCATCATGGATGGTAATGGAGCCTTATTCGGAGCTGTTAGTGGTAACACGAGAGAAGTATTGCACAAGTTCACGGTGGATTTACCAAAGAAGCACGGTAGAGGTGGTCAATCAGCAGTTCGTTTCTCTCGTTTGagagaagagaaaagaCACAATTATGTTCGTAAAGTTGCCGAAGTAGCAGTACAAAATTTCATAACTGCTGATAAAGTCAATGTCAAGGGTCTAATTTTGGCAGGTTCGGCCGATTTTAAAactgaattgaataaatctGATTTATTCGATAATAGATTACAAGCAAAAGTCATcaagattgttgatatatCATATGGAGGAGAAAATGGATTCAACCAAGCTATTGAGTTATCGGCAGAAACATTAGCCAATGTTaaatttgttcaagaaaagaaattgttgaatgaatatTTCGAAGAAATTAGTCAAGATACAGGAAAATACTGTTACGGGATAGAAGATACATTAAAAGCATTGGATTTGGGTGCTTGCGAAAGAGTCATTGTCTATGAGAATTTAAACATTGTAAGATACACATTGAAAGatgttgatggtgaagaagtAATAAAACACGTCAACCCAGAATTACCAGATAAATCATGGCAAGAAGATAAAAAGACCGGAATTGATATGGAAATTGTTAAAGAAGAATCGTTTTTGGAATGGTTGGCCGAAAATTACAAGAATTTTGGTGCTGAATTAGACTTCGTTACTGATAAATCATCCGAAGGTGCACAATTCGTACAAGGTTTTGGTGGTGTCGGGGCTATATTGAGATACAAGGTCAATTTCGATCAATTGGCCGATGAAGACTCAGAGGAAGACGAATACtatgatgacgatgatgatgattttatcTAA
- a CDS encoding Ctf1 zinc-finger transcription factor (similar to A. nidulans FarA and FarB): MSSSSANNTPVTVKQELDNGQNLNNNQQQHQHQHQHDNGATTTTDDNYSTNKSNPKDKPKAFTIKYKRPRGSRACTVCRSRKVRCDAEIHIPCTNCITFGCDCVLPEVKKRGNKAGESKPKKQKLAQSAAASTGSSNQEEPKTKAKSKKANAKEPTSTQTPGIATSAAQGLSLASGNTSQSTVIKQEEAISPTSTHATLQNDQLDNHQASTINHISSVHHTSFSKTKTTKEPVLNISQISVPPSLTSTYKNRPSMHKKELLTSRGKPSLTYVGSSSIAVYPHKLGENHVQLAEDVFDLPDSSLDAVEMEILKLRGAFLLPSKELTLGLIESYFEHVHPLMPVLNRTLFMQKFNDPNDSPSLMVLHAVLLCGSRVSKNPLILDSNGSTNLASITFFKRAKALYEMNYESDPLSIIQTLILIGSYWDGPEDVTKNSFYWTRVAGALAQGFGFQRDVTKLSSLSLSEKRLWRRIWWCLFEKDRNVAIAFGRPVTIDLNDCDVPMLTMEDFDENDPELGIVSPYKVNDTHALYFIHLIKLAEITGIIIKHQYSIRSESMKRRNAFSIIEHCDMLMGIWFTNLPPQLVFSLGDPSSQNFYACLLNAQYYNRLFLIHRSNLMRMAKSSSTNPNNYKYPSWGISFQSARMISIISKILMDRDQLKYVPTMYVYIAFSALIMLIYHIDSTNTVIASTASESLLVSRAVVQKLGEYYPVVTVLIKLFDKYANDKIKRASVIESGMMINELNEKRANESGSMEYGNQHQSQQSRQRQSQSQSQSPQSQARQSQQQPLPPPPSQPLQHPKPIQHPQVPFQQQQPQQQSPIASKFSPASVASGVSLGETGYHDYQTQQSQARAPISQQRSSLNPQQQQQNRNTNAPPTSQTPVIEQLIQQYKVPMKQANGADGSDKAASETSPDSSTRSFPDISLVTENIPNKQNFFENFDPTQLFPTFSTAPSAVHSPSNDEDMGSNIYDLGGSKEASIERQQPQQQQQQEQGEGNSASNGDNATASAGGSADSSMPPPSSLSGNFTDGAQQQQQQAQQQQQQQQQAPPPHPPTPGFQTNFMDSSFINMNLQSGFDPNDEINALFNFIP; encoded by the coding sequence ATGAGTAGTAGTAGTGCTAACAACACACCAGTCACAGTTAAACAGGAGCTTGACAATGgtcaaaatttgaataataaccaacaacaacatcaacatcaacatcaacacGACAATGGAGCTACCACAACCACAGACGACAACTACTCCAccaacaaatcaaaccCCAAAGACAAACCAAAGGCATTTACCATCAAGTACAAACGTCCTAGAGGTTCAAGAGCTTGTACTGTTTGTAGATCAAGAAAAGTTCGTTGTGATGCAGAAATTCATATTCCTTGCACCAATTGTATAACATTTGGATGTGATTGTGTATTACCAGAAGTAAAGAAAAGAGGCAACAAAGCTGGtgaatcaaaaccaaagaaacaaaagctTGCACAGTCTGCTGCTGCTTCAACTGGTTCTTCGAACCAAGAAGAGCCAAAAACCAAAGCAAAGTCTAAAAAAGCTAATGCTAAAGAGCCCACATCGACGCAAACTCCAGGTATCGCCACATCAGCTGCTCAGGGACTTTCACTAGCCTCAGGAAATACATCTCAACTGACTGTAATTAAACAAGAGGAAGCAATCTCACCAACATCTACACATGCTACTCTACAGAATGACCAACTCGATAACCATCAAGCTTCAACGATTAATCATATTTCATCGGTACACCACACAagcttttccaaaactaaaacaacaaaagaaccAGTATTGAACATATCACAGATTAGTGTGCCACCTTCATTAACATCAACGTATAAGAATAGACCTTCAATGCATAAGAAGGAACTATTAACTTCAAGGGGTAAACCATCTTTAACTTATGTTGGCTCGTCTTCGATTGCAGTCTATCCTCATAAGTTAGGTGAAAATCATGTTCAATTAGCAGAAGACGTCTTTGATTTACCTGATAGTAGTTTAGATGCTGTTGAAATGgaaattttaaaattaaGAGGAGCTTTTCTCCTTCCAAGTAAAGAATTGACGTTAGGTTTAATTGAATCCTATTTTGAACATGTTCACCCATTGATGCCAGTGTTGAATCGTACATTATTTATGCAGAAATTTAATGATCCTAATGATAGTCCTAGTTTGATGGTATTACATGCTGTATTATTATGTGGAAGTAGGGTTTCCAAAAACCCTTTAATTTTAGACTCAAATGGGTCAACTAATCTTGCCAGTATAAcgtttttcaaaagagcAAAAGCGTTGTATGAAATGAATTATGAAAGCGACCCATTGTCAATTATTcaaactttgattttgattggATCTTATTGGGACGGGCCAGAAGATGTCACCAAAAACTCATTTTATTGGACTAGAGTGGCTGGTGCTCTTGCACAAGGGTTTGGTTTCCAACGTGATGTAACCAAATTGTCTAGTTTATCACTTCTGGAGAAAAGATTATGGAGACgaatttggtggtgtttaTTCGAAAAAGATCGTAATGTTGCTATTGCTTTTGGTAGACCAGTAACGATTGATTTGAACGATTGCGATGTTCCAATGTTGACGATGGAAgactttgatgaaaatgatccAGAATTGGGTATTGTTTCTCCCTACAAGGTAAATGACACACATGCATTGTATTTCATTCATTTAATTAAGTTGGCAGAAATTACAGGTATAATCATTAAGCATCAATATAGCATTAGATCGGAATCAATGAAGAGACGAAATGCATTTTCCATTATTGAACATTGTGACATGTTGATGGGTATATGGTTTACAAACTTGCCACCTCAATTGGTATTTTCGTTGGGTGATCCTTCATCACAAAATTTCTATGCTTGTTTGCTCAATGCGCAATATTATAATCGATTATTTTTGATTCACCGTTCAAACTTAATGCGAATGGCAAAATCCTCGTcaacaaatccaaacaaTTATAAATATCCAAGTTGGGGTATTAGTTTCCAATCAGCACGAATGATTTCCATTATTTCgaaaattttgatggatagagatcaattgaaatatgtACCGACAATGTATGTTTACATTGCTTTCAGTGCATTAATCATGTTGATTTACCacattgattcaacaaatacGGTCATTGCATCCACTGCTAGTGAATCACTACTTGTTTCAAGAGCAGTTGTGCAAAAATTAGGAGAGTATTATCCTGTGGTTACAgtcttgatcaaattattTGATAAGTATGCCAATGATAAGATTAAACGTGCAAGTGTCATTGAAAGTGGAATGAtgattaatgaattgaatgaaaagCGGGCTAATGAATCTGGGTCAATGGAATATGgaaatcaacatcagctGCAACAACTGCGACAACGGCAACTGCAACTGCAACTGCAATCACCACAACTGCAAGCACGTCAATCCCAACAGCAACCGTTGCCCCCTCCGCCAAGCCAGCCTCTTCAACACCCAAAACCTATTCAACATCCACAAGTTCCATttcaacagcagcaaccGCAACAGCAATCTCCTATTGCGTCTAAATTTTCTCCGGCTTCAGTTGCTTCGGGTGTATCACTAGGCGAAACTGGATACCATGATTACCAAACGCAACAGCTGCAAGCTCGGGCGCCTATTTCCCAACAGCGTTCATCATTGAATCCtcaacagcagcagcaaaaTCGTAATACAAATGCGCCTCCCACCTCACAAACACCAGTTATCGAACAATTAATCCAGCAGTATAAAGTTCCTATGAAGCAAGCAAATGGTGCTGATGGTAGTGATAAGGCCGCAAGTGAGACGTCGCctgattcatcaactcGCTCTTTTCCTGATATTAGTCTTGTTACTGAAAATATCCCAAATAAGcaaaatttctttgaaaattttgatccAACACAATTGTTTCCTACATTTAGTACTGCTCCGTCTGCAGTTCATTCACCAAGTAATGATGAGGATATGGGTAGCAATATATATGATTTAGGTGGATCAAAAGAAGCTTCGATTGAGCGTCAACagccacaacaacaacaacaacaagagcAAGGAGAAGGAAACAGCGCCAGTAATGGTGATAATGCCACTGCAAGTGCTGGTGGTAGTGCTGATAGTAGCATGCCACCACCTTCCAGTTTAAGTGGTAACTTCACTGATGGTgcccaacaacaacagcaacaggcacagcaacaacaacagcaacaacaacaagcaccaccacctcATCCTCCAACCCCTGGATTTCAAACTAATTTCATGGATTCTTCATTTATCAATATGAATTTACAATCAGGCtttgatccaaatgatgaaattaatgccttgtttaatttcatACCTTAG